In Desulfovibrio sp. UCD-KL4C, a single genomic region encodes these proteins:
- a CDS encoding sigma 54-interacting transcriptional regulator, with amino-acid sequence MQYEMIQQVMNCVSYAIVVVDNNCIVTNMNNVAMDFLKRHDRAAVIGIDSKFILPIATPFVKQGLASEDFKNGVGRIVKKGAELFFEITPLIVDDVLEGAVISLQKPSRFEELAVELSSFQEMAITLQAIFDSSSDGIWVTSGEGIVSNINKASENLNGVKAGKVVGKRIDVILKQGLVDVSVSKEVLEKKHQVSMLQNIVKTGRQLLCTGTPVFDKKGELSMVVVNERDVTELLDLREHLKTAREITEKARKEITSLNMMELGKGAFIAESKSIRRLLGSALKLSQLEVSGILLLGESGTGKSLMAKLLHQQSPRSSGPFLAINCAAVPEQLFEAELFGYEKGAFTGARETGKAGLMALADGGTFFLDEVGEMPPSVQAKLLKCIDEKEFTPLGGSIPKKINCVIIAATNKNLEEQVAKKKFRKDLFYRLNVFTLTMPPLRERVEDIFALATAFLKKYNDRYGKFKTFSPKSLRTLQNYSFPGNIRELDSLIKKGVAVAEEQLLDNYLEQSLNGAEDSEVSFERGASLQEALDRLERDILIEAKKTCGTTREMAEYLNISQPSVVRKLKKHGLNHSK; translated from the coding sequence ATGCAGTATGAGATGATCCAGCAAGTGATGAATTGTGTAAGTTATGCTATCGTAGTTGTTGATAATAATTGTATTGTAACCAATATGAATAACGTAGCTATGGATTTTCTTAAGCGGCATGACAGAGCTGCCGTTATAGGTATTGATTCTAAGTTTATACTTCCGATTGCAACTCCTTTTGTAAAACAGGGGTTGGCCTCAGAGGATTTTAAAAACGGAGTTGGCAGAATTGTAAAAAAAGGAGCAGAGCTCTTTTTTGAAATAACCCCTTTGATTGTGGACGACGTGCTTGAAGGAGCTGTAATTAGTCTTCAAAAGCCATCCCGTTTTGAAGAACTGGCTGTGGAACTCAGTTCTTTTCAGGAAATGGCAATTACTCTGCAAGCCATTTTTGACTCTTCAAGTGACGGTATATGGGTCACCAGTGGTGAAGGTATAGTTAGCAACATTAATAAAGCTTCTGAAAATCTTAATGGAGTTAAGGCGGGAAAAGTTGTTGGGAAACGTATAGATGTGATTCTCAAGCAGGGATTGGTCGATGTTTCTGTTTCCAAAGAGGTCTTAGAGAAGAAACATCAGGTCAGTATGCTGCAGAATATTGTCAAAACAGGACGACAGTTGCTTTGTACTGGGACACCCGTTTTTGATAAGAAAGGCGAGTTGTCCATGGTGGTCGTAAACGAAAGAGATGTGACTGAACTGCTTGACCTGCGGGAACACTTGAAGACAGCTAGAGAAATTACTGAAAAAGCCCGTAAAGAAATAACCAGTCTTAATATGATGGAACTTGGGAAAGGAGCTTTCATTGCTGAAAGTAAATCCATACGGCGTTTGCTCGGTAGCGCCCTTAAATTATCCCAGTTAGAGGTTTCTGGGATTTTATTGCTTGGAGAATCCGGTACAGGTAAATCTTTAATGGCTAAACTTCTGCATCAGCAGAGTCCTAGATCTTCTGGCCCTTTTTTGGCCATCAACTGTGCTGCCGTTCCAGAACAGCTCTTTGAAGCTGAACTTTTCGGCTATGAGAAAGGAGCTTTTACAGGAGCTAGAGAGACTGGAAAAGCTGGACTTATGGCTCTTGCTGACGGGGGAACTTTTTTTCTTGATGAAGTTGGCGAAATGCCTCCATCGGTTCAAGCTAAATTGCTTAAGTGTATAGATGAGAAAGAATTTACTCCGCTAGGTGGATCTATTCCAAAAAAAATTAATTGTGTCATCATTGCTGCTACCAATAAAAATCTTGAAGAGCAGGTGGCTAAGAAGAAATTCCGTAAGGATCTTTTTTATCGATTAAATGTATTTACCCTGACCATGCCTCCACTGCGCGAAAGAGTGGAAGATATTTTTGCTTTGGCAACTGCGTTTCTAAAAAAATACAATGATAGATACGGTAAATTTAAAACCTTTTCTCCTAAAAGTTTAAGAACTCTCCAAAATTATTCATTTCCCGGTAATATTCGTGAGCTGGACAGTCTCATCAAAAAAGGTGTTGCAGTTGCTGAAGAGCAGTTGCTGGATAACTATCTTGAGCAGAGTTTGAATGGTGCTGAGGATAGCGAAGTTAGCTTTGAACGCGGAGCATCCCTTCAGGAAGCGCTTGATAGATTGGAGCGCGATATTCTTATTGAAGCTAAGAAAACATGCGGAACTACACGAGAGATGGCTGAATATTTAAATATAAGTCAGCCTTCAGTTGTGCGAAAGCTGAAAAAACATGGGCTTAACCATTCTAAGTGA